The proteins below come from a single Arthrobacter sp. B1I2 genomic window:
- a CDS encoding DUF4230 domain-containing protein — MSEAKSFKPVALIASAVAVLLAALLVASMLGFGPFSSKSERNQTVLLKSVKNVSQYHAAVGNFELLLDEKETTGGLPDFIAGRRTLFVAAGTVNAYVDLAGLAEEDLTLSADGKSVTLRLPEPQLDKPNIDHDRSYVYSQDRGIADRVVDAFTAPQQAELYLLAESDMADAAENSELRQRAGENTKSMLTGLFGSLGYEVTFEGGTSS; from the coding sequence ATGTCCGAAGCCAAATCATTTAAGCCCGTCGCGCTCATTGCATCTGCCGTGGCGGTGCTTCTGGCTGCACTGCTGGTAGCGAGCATGCTTGGGTTCGGCCCGTTTTCGAGCAAGAGCGAGCGAAACCAAACCGTTCTTCTTAAGTCCGTCAAGAACGTAAGCCAGTACCACGCTGCGGTCGGTAATTTTGAGCTTTTGTTGGACGAGAAAGAAACCACCGGGGGGCTTCCCGATTTCATAGCAGGACGACGGACGCTCTTTGTGGCCGCCGGCACCGTCAATGCCTATGTCGACCTTGCGGGTCTCGCCGAAGAGGACCTTACCCTGTCAGCGGACGGCAAATCGGTGACGCTGCGGCTTCCCGAACCGCAGCTCGACAAGCCCAATATCGACCATGACCGGTCCTATGTGTACAGCCAGGATCGGGGTATCGCTGACCGAGTCGTAGATGCGTTCACGGCGCCTCAGCAAGCGGAGCTCTATCTCCTCGCCGAATCGGACATGGCTGACGCTGCTGAGAACTCCGAGCTGCGGCAGCGAGCGGGTGAAAATACCAAGAGCATGCTGACTGGTCTGTTCGGGTCGCTCGGATACGAGGTTACCTTTGAGGGCGGCACCTCAAGTTGA
- a CDS encoding DUF4194 domain-containing protein: MSESGVPGPAGGEGTLSDVALWEGDTGTLREPSRRVLVQLLRGPYLSASRHGNLWTALLSDEDAVRSSLADLFLDLVTDHAAQVAFVRNTSADVDAPKVMRTATLTFLDTALLLHLRQTLLQEGGGRKTIVGADEVADQLQVYRGKDNADIAGFSKRINSSWQKMVKYGLLAATSTEGRFEVSPVLRLVFGAEEIAAVQAEYRRLAAEVEPSSAELLDTNEETE, translated from the coding sequence GTGAGCGAATCAGGCGTACCCGGACCGGCCGGAGGCGAGGGAACGTTGTCCGACGTCGCGCTGTGGGAGGGCGACACGGGCACCCTGCGGGAGCCCTCCCGCCGGGTCCTCGTCCAGCTTCTACGCGGCCCCTATCTCTCCGCCTCCCGGCACGGCAATCTGTGGACGGCTCTCTTGTCCGACGAGGACGCCGTCCGGTCCAGCTTGGCAGACCTGTTCCTGGACCTAGTCACCGATCACGCCGCACAGGTCGCCTTTGTCCGCAACACCTCCGCGGACGTTGACGCGCCAAAGGTGATGCGCACTGCCACACTGACGTTCCTGGACACGGCGCTGCTGCTCCACCTGCGGCAGACGCTACTGCAGGAAGGCGGCGGTCGGAAAACCATCGTCGGCGCGGACGAAGTGGCCGATCAGCTGCAGGTTTATCGAGGGAAAGACAACGCCGACATCGCGGGATTCTCCAAACGCATCAACTCGTCCTGGCAAAAAATGGTCAAATACGGGCTGTTGGCTGCAACCAGCACGGAGGGCCGTTTCGAGGTTTCGCCCGTCTTGAGGCTCGTTTTCGGTGCGGAGGAGATTGCAGCCGTGCAGGCGGAGTACCGGCGGCTGGCTGCGGAGGTAGAGCCCAGCTCCGCAGAGCTGCTCGACACCAATGAGGAGACAGAATGA
- a CDS encoding DUF3375 domain-containing protein has translation MTVLRAALTASRLLSEDPAWRLLRTNNAAIAVAVLSKHLGGEQRRLAAPALFEHVEEDLEELRGNGFDLPQTAQAYCTAWRNDGVLIRRTAEGSREETFELSLGALQAIRFVAELSQPRQAVTESRLATILDRVRVLARETDPDSTSRLRALHEERARIDGQIERAAGGDIDVLSAEQAAERLRDVLSLIEEIPSDFARVRSELEQLNRDLRERLIEQDGPRGSVLDDIFRGVDLLAESEAGRSFSGFYALLLDPEQGRDFEDSIDTIMDRQFTSRLSASQVRTLRRILPTLQDHSSEIHAVMTAFSRSLRRFVQSQELEQDRLINQRLRSALRQALETSQSVKPYAKTELSLDLTSVPLNSVAALNLHNPADFEAAGEIIEHDAETVDIEELRALARASEIDMIELTGNINAVLSRQSSATIADVLADRPATQGVASVVGLLVLAEEHAIALSGREDVTWRSPGRSTDGSGTTRRGTVGRYLFTERIHP, from the coding sequence ATGACTGTTCTCCGCGCCGCACTCACGGCTTCTCGCTTGTTGAGCGAGGATCCAGCGTGGCGTCTGCTCCGGACAAATAACGCAGCGATTGCAGTAGCTGTGCTGAGCAAGCATCTGGGCGGCGAGCAACGTCGGTTGGCGGCGCCGGCGCTTTTTGAGCACGTTGAGGAGGATCTGGAGGAGCTGCGGGGCAACGGGTTCGATCTGCCGCAGACGGCCCAGGCCTATTGCACAGCGTGGCGCAATGACGGCGTCCTGATCCGTCGCACTGCAGAGGGATCCCGCGAGGAGACCTTTGAATTGTCGCTGGGAGCTCTGCAGGCCATTCGCTTTGTCGCGGAGCTGTCCCAGCCGCGGCAGGCCGTCACCGAATCGCGTCTTGCCACAATCCTGGACAGGGTGCGCGTACTGGCCCGCGAAACAGACCCGGACAGTACGTCACGGCTGCGCGCACTGCATGAGGAACGCGCCCGCATCGATGGCCAGATTGAGCGGGCCGCCGGCGGGGACATTGACGTGCTGTCCGCCGAGCAGGCCGCTGAACGGCTGCGCGACGTACTATCGCTCATCGAAGAAATACCCAGTGATTTTGCCCGGGTCCGGTCCGAGCTTGAGCAACTCAACAGGGACCTGCGGGAACGGCTGATCGAACAGGATGGCCCGCGCGGCAGCGTCCTGGATGACATCTTCCGCGGTGTTGATCTCTTGGCCGAGTCCGAGGCTGGACGGAGCTTTTCCGGCTTCTATGCTTTACTGCTTGACCCGGAACAGGGACGTGATTTCGAGGACAGCATCGACACCATCATGGACAGGCAATTCACGTCCCGGCTCTCCGCATCGCAGGTGAGGACTCTGCGCCGGATTCTGCCCACGCTCCAGGACCATAGCTCCGAAATCCATGCCGTCATGACTGCGTTCAGCCGCAGCCTGCGCCGCTTTGTCCAGTCCCAGGAACTCGAACAGGACCGGTTGATCAACCAGCGGCTGCGTTCTGCATTGCGGCAAGCTTTAGAGACCTCGCAGTCGGTGAAACCTTATGCCAAGACAGAATTGTCGCTGGACCTGACCAGTGTTCCGCTCAATTCAGTGGCCGCTCTTAATCTGCATAATCCGGCCGACTTCGAAGCCGCTGGAGAGATCATCGAGCATGACGCCGAGACAGTGGACATTGAGGAACTCCGGGCTCTGGCCCGCGCCTCCGAGATCGACATGATCGAATTGACTGGCAATATAAATGCCGTGCTGAGCCGGCAAAGCTCTGCAACCATTGCCGACGTTTTGGCTGATCGTCCGGCCACCCAAGGTGTGGCAAGCGTCGTCGGACTCCTAGTTCTAGCCGAAGAGCACGCCATCGCGCTGAGCGGCCGTGAAGACGTCACCTGGCGGTCCCCCGGACGCTCCACCGATGGCTCCGGCACCACGCGCCGCGGGACTGTGGGCCGCTATCTCTTCACCGAAAGGATTCACCCGTGA